One genomic region from Desulfomonilaceae bacterium encodes:
- a CDS encoding TRAP transporter large permease — translation MIITLLVTFFGLLILGMPIAVMMISTTIVTMVLNTSESLLVIPQQLFNALDNSVLLSIPFFILAGVIMTEGATAARLVAIINSFVSGYPGGLALAATLSCTFFAALSGSSPATVVAIGSIMFPALKKAGYDERFSIGLVTSAGSLGIVIPPSIPMIMYCMVMNTSVAELFMAGIAPGILIALCFMAYTLYLAITGKWQGGPRVSGRERLKTLRDGAWGLMTPVIVLGGIYSGLFTPTEAAGVSVVYALFVELCIYREITITQVPNICRQGSILSGCLLFILAGAMTLIWLLTAERLPHQVADLIMANVHSGWMFLIMANVLFLLLGTVMDNVSAMMLLAPLFAATLSRFGIDLIHYGIIMVLVIEFGFLTPPFGLNLFVAMGMTNKSLVEVSRSVAPFLLLLLICLVLVTFVPQISLFLPRYFLR, via the coding sequence ACTTCTTGTAACTTTTTTTGGTCTTTTGATACTCGGAATGCCGATAGCCGTGATGATGATCTCCACCACAATTGTGACCATGGTACTGAATACCTCTGAATCACTGCTAGTAATCCCTCAGCAACTTTTCAACGCTTTGGACAATTCTGTTCTGCTGTCTATTCCGTTTTTTATTTTGGCCGGCGTTATCATGACCGAGGGCGCTACAGCGGCCAGGTTAGTAGCTATAATAAATTCATTCGTCTCTGGTTATCCTGGAGGACTAGCGCTGGCTGCTACTTTGTCCTGCACTTTTTTTGCGGCTTTGTCCGGGTCCAGCCCGGCAACTGTTGTCGCGATCGGATCCATCATGTTTCCAGCCCTGAAAAAGGCTGGATATGACGAGCGTTTTTCAATCGGCCTGGTCACGTCGGCGGGGTCCTTAGGAATAGTAATTCCTCCATCTATTCCCATGATCATGTATTGCATGGTTATGAACACCTCTGTGGCGGAGTTGTTCATGGCAGGGATAGCTCCGGGGATCCTGATCGCTCTCTGCTTTATGGCGTACACCCTATATTTGGCGATTACAGGAAAATGGCAGGGAGGACCTAGAGTCTCGGGTCGGGAGCGTTTAAAAACTTTGCGGGATGGAGCCTGGGGTCTCATGACTCCAGTAATCGTGCTGGGCGGGATTTATTCGGGATTGTTTACACCCACTGAGGCTGCGGGAGTCAGTGTCGTTTATGCGCTTTTTGTGGAACTGTGCATATATCGAGAAATTACTATAACTCAAGTGCCGAATATCTGTCGCCAGGGATCGATATTATCAGGGTGCCTTCTATTTATTCTTGCAGGAGCGATGACTCTCATCTGGCTCCTTACCGCCGAGAGGCTTCCCCACCAGGTCGCTGATCTGATTATGGCCAATGTCCACAGCGGCTGGATGTTTCTCATAATGGCCAATGTTTTGTTCTTGCTGCTTGGAACAGTTATGGACAACGTGTCGGCCATGATGCTGTTGGCGCCGTTATTCGCCGCCACATTGAGTCGCTTTGGGATAGACCTCATACATTACGGCATTATCATGGTCCTGGTAATCGAATTCGGATTCCTGACACCACCGTTTGGGCTTAATCTTTTCGTAGCTATGGGGATGACAAACAAATCGCTGGTTGAAGTTTCTCGAAGTGTCGCTCCCTTTTTGCTTCTGCTCCTCATCTGTCTGGTTCTTGTGACGTTTGTTCCTCAGATCTCTCTATTCCTGCCCCGATATTTCCTCCGCTAA
- a CDS encoding PBP1A family penicillin-binding protein, with protein sequence MTEPGKQILPSDPFQDVLKPHKKQNRRWSLLGGLARFSMLIIIGVISGMAGIVGQGYIYFTQSVPNVDKLRKYDPPVVTNVYADKGELIGEFAYQKRYLIPMEQIPKALQDAFVAAEDKNFWHHSGVDKEAILRAIKKNLVSGSLKEGASTITQQVAKTFLLTPERKFTRKIKEAILSTRIEQSLSKEQILYLYLNQIYLGSSAYGVEAAAQTYFDKSAKELSIAECAMLAGLAKAPSTNSPKRNLKKAMDRRSYVLKRMFEDGFITEAQYEQASQEEPKIYHGTNPNLRTAADFVEYVRRLVERKYGSDALYKQGLRIYTSVDLNLTKAARDSMDSGLRELDKREGYRGPVKTLNVKGVLEFLEEKSKNMQEPLKYGDITEGVVTHLDHENVYVRLGTYEKDGVKKEYFGQIKIDSDPKWWIRQPYIRPEQRTRNFAPGEAPFQVGDLIEVKILDPNPKRRELYMKKFGKTDPEMKNYKEYSEEISPYFLLAPEQEPVVQSALMLRENRTGYVRVLMGGYSSSESKYNRAIQSRRQAGSSFKPVIYAAALDKGFTASDIIMDSPLALTVPGTGEVWRPKNYRGGFAGPVTFRDCLVKSRNIPTIKILQQIGIDYAKSYAKKLGYTSTPTENLTMALGSTGVSLEEQLLAYSVFPNRGYLAPHIYVTKIVDRHGKVLEENLPPVFLDDPIRNNETPLQKISLESDRVERSPGQALRRIDPATAYIMTSLMQGVIQEGTASSLKKIIGRPDVAGKTGTTNENIDAWFLGFSPDYTCGVWVGYDDEVSIGEGETGGKAAAPIWGHFMKQVLKDVPVKEFSAPSNVEFRRVDSRTGQLSSSGEGFQEIFKVGGAPSASLAKPIRGAAWDYSGSDLDQF encoded by the coding sequence TTGACTGAACCAGGGAAGCAGATTCTGCCCTCAGATCCATTTCAGGACGTCCTGAAGCCCCACAAGAAACAGAACCGGAGATGGTCTCTACTGGGAGGTCTGGCCCGCTTCAGTATGTTGATTATTATTGGGGTGATCTCAGGTATGGCCGGAATAGTGGGGCAGGGTTACATATATTTCACTCAAAGTGTGCCAAATGTTGATAAATTAAGAAAGTACGACCCACCGGTCGTCACTAATGTTTACGCTGATAAAGGTGAATTGATAGGGGAATTCGCATACCAGAAGCGATACCTGATTCCTATGGAACAAATCCCAAAGGCTCTCCAGGACGCCTTCGTGGCCGCTGAAGACAAAAATTTCTGGCATCATTCCGGGGTTGATAAAGAAGCCATACTCCGCGCTATAAAGAAGAATCTGGTTTCCGGCTCTCTGAAAGAAGGAGCCAGCACCATAACGCAACAGGTAGCCAAGACTTTTTTGCTTACCCCGGAGAGAAAATTCACAAGAAAGATCAAGGAGGCCATTCTATCTACAAGGATAGAGCAATCTCTCTCCAAGGAACAGATCCTGTACCTCTACCTCAATCAGATATATTTGGGTAGCTCCGCCTATGGTGTTGAAGCCGCCGCCCAGACTTATTTCGACAAAAGCGCCAAAGAACTTAGCATTGCGGAATGCGCCATGCTGGCTGGGCTGGCCAAGGCACCTTCAACGAATTCACCGAAACGTAACCTAAAAAAAGCCATGGACCGGCGGTCGTACGTTCTTAAACGTATGTTTGAAGACGGGTTCATTACTGAAGCCCAGTATGAACAAGCGTCTCAGGAAGAACCAAAGATTTACCATGGGACCAACCCCAATCTTCGAACAGCGGCTGATTTCGTTGAATATGTACGCAGACTTGTCGAAAGAAAATACGGTTCCGACGCTTTGTACAAGCAGGGTTTGAGGATTTACACGTCAGTCGACCTGAATTTGACCAAGGCTGCTAGAGATTCTATGGACTCGGGGCTCCGTGAACTTGACAAAAGGGAAGGATACCGGGGGCCGGTAAAGACACTTAATGTAAAGGGAGTTCTTGAGTTTCTCGAAGAAAAATCAAAAAACATGCAAGAACCCCTCAAATACGGAGATATAACCGAAGGTGTGGTCACCCACCTCGACCACGAAAATGTATATGTTCGACTAGGCACATACGAAAAGGACGGCGTCAAAAAAGAATACTTCGGCCAAATCAAGATAGATAGTGATCCGAAGTGGTGGATAAGACAGCCGTACATAAGACCTGAACAGCGAACCAGGAATTTCGCGCCGGGAGAGGCGCCGTTTCAGGTAGGGGATTTGATAGAGGTCAAAATCCTGGACCCCAATCCGAAACGTCGTGAACTTTATATGAAAAAGTTCGGAAAGACCGATCCCGAGATGAAAAACTACAAAGAATACTCTGAGGAAATATCGCCCTATTTTCTCCTCGCGCCGGAGCAGGAGCCTGTTGTGCAGTCGGCTCTGATGCTGAGAGAAAACCGCACTGGTTATGTCAGGGTCCTTATGGGAGGTTACAGCTCCTCCGAATCGAAGTACAACCGGGCGATTCAGTCAAGACGTCAGGCGGGTTCTTCCTTCAAGCCTGTAATATACGCCGCTGCTTTGGACAAGGGATTTACCGCTTCCGATATTATTATGGACAGTCCACTAGCGTTGACGGTGCCGGGGACAGGAGAAGTCTGGCGGCCCAAAAACTATCGGGGAGGTTTCGCTGGACCTGTGACTTTCCGGGATTGTCTTGTCAAATCCAGAAATATTCCAACAATAAAAATTCTCCAGCAGATCGGGATAGACTACGCCAAGAGTTACGCCAAGAAGCTTGGATACACATCAACGCCGACTGAAAACCTCACTATGGCTTTGGGTTCTACCGGTGTGTCCCTGGAAGAACAACTACTGGCGTATTCGGTGTTTCCCAACAGAGGCTATCTCGCTCCTCATATTTATGTGACAAAAATAGTTGATCGCCATGGAAAGGTTCTTGAAGAAAACCTACCACCCGTCTTTCTCGATGATCCCATTAGAAACAACGAAACCCCATTGCAAAAGATCTCTCTCGAATCCGATCGGGTAGAACGTAGCCCCGGCCAGGCGCTGCGAAGAATTGATCCCGCAACCGCATACATCATGACATCGCTGATGCAGGGTGTCATCCAGGAAGGCACTGCGTCGAGTCTCAAAAAGATTATCGGCAGACCCGATGTCGCGGGCAAAACCGGAACAACAAATGAAAACATCGACGCGTGGTTTCTCGGATTCTCTCCTGATTATACCTGTGGTGTGTGGGTAGGATACGATGATGAAGTGTCCATTGGTGAAGGCGAAACCGGAGGAAAAGCGGCTGCGCCAATCTGGGGCCATTTCATGAAACAGGTCCTTAAAGACGTACCCGTCAAGGAATTCTCCGCTCCGTCCAATGTCGAATTCCGACGTGTTGATTCGCGAACAGGTCAGTTGAGTTCTTCTGGGGAAGGTTTCCAGGAGATATTCAAAGTCGGTGGCGCCCCATCGGCATCCCTTGCCAAACCGATTCGCGGAGCCGCCTGGGACTATTCCGGGTCAGACCTCGATCAGTTCTAA
- the lon gene encoding endopeptidase La, producing MADDIEKRDDFEDDTQHKPQPINFDDIPDIMPLLPVRDVVIYSYMILPLMVGREKSIRAVEQAVSGNRLIFLATQKLSTDEDPASGEIYSLGTVAMVVKMLKLPDGRVKILVQGVAKGRIVSYLSSANYFMVQIEKIQEPAIEGVTIEIEALMRTVKENSEKILQLRGIVSPDAVAILDSIEDPGRLADLVASNLKLRVEESQQILEIIDPVPRLKKVNELLSKELELSAMQAKIQTQAKEEMGKTHREYFLREQLKAIQGELGEIDDKTKEIEEFKSKIAKAKIPAEVQKEADKQLSRLSQMHPDAAEASIIRTYLDWMVELPWSKSTRDKLDIKRAKQILDEDHYDLEKIKDRILEYLGVRKLNKQMKGPILCFVGPPGVGKTSLGKSIARALGRKFTRISLGGLRDEAEIRGHRRTYIGALPGRIIQGLKNAGSNNPVFMLDEIDKVGADFRGDPSAALLEVLDPEQNHAFSDHYLNVPFDLSKTMFIATANLADPIIPALKDRMEIIELAGYIDEEKLKIARQYLIPRQIKENGIKTKDLDLTDEAILNVINSYTREAGLRNLEREIANVCRKIARKIAEGEKKIPRITAKNLSKFLGVPRFLPDLDNRKDEVGVATGLAWTPYGGDVLYIEATPMEGKGNLLLTGQLGDVMKESGQAAMSYFRSRAAKFGLTENFYFSKDIHVHVPAGAIPKDGPSAGVTMASALVSALTGMPVRSDVAMTGEITLRGRVLPIGGLREKSLAALRARIYTIIAPEQNQKDLDEIPKHIRRRLDFKFVKHMDEVLKLALRGYPGEDVPVTESPESEKLKEKSTGKPKKTVAQKS from the coding sequence ATGGCAGACGATATCGAAAAACGAGACGATTTTGAGGATGATACTCAACATAAGCCGCAACCGATAAATTTTGACGACATTCCGGACATCATGCCGTTGCTGCCTGTCCGTGATGTGGTCATTTATTCATACATGATATTGCCCCTTATGGTGGGTCGTGAAAAGTCAATCAGGGCTGTCGAACAGGCGGTTTCGGGAAACCGGCTCATTTTCCTGGCCACACAGAAACTCTCTACCGATGAAGATCCTGCTTCCGGAGAGATATATTCCCTGGGAACTGTGGCCATGGTGGTCAAGATGCTGAAACTCCCGGACGGAAGAGTTAAGATACTGGTGCAAGGAGTCGCCAAGGGACGTATCGTCTCGTATCTGTCTTCCGCCAATTATTTCATGGTTCAAATTGAGAAGATCCAGGAACCGGCCATTGAGGGCGTGACGATAGAAATCGAAGCCTTAATGAGGACCGTGAAAGAGAATTCTGAAAAGATACTCCAGCTTCGAGGTATCGTGTCCCCTGACGCCGTCGCCATACTGGATTCCATAGAGGATCCAGGAAGACTGGCTGATCTCGTCGCTTCAAATCTCAAACTCCGGGTTGAGGAATCCCAACAGATCCTTGAGATCATTGATCCTGTTCCACGATTGAAAAAAGTCAATGAACTTTTATCAAAGGAACTTGAACTCTCAGCCATGCAGGCCAAGATTCAGACCCAGGCCAAGGAGGAAATGGGGAAAACTCACCGGGAGTATTTCTTGCGTGAGCAACTCAAAGCGATCCAGGGCGAGCTTGGAGAAATTGACGACAAGACAAAGGAGATTGAAGAATTCAAGTCCAAGATAGCCAAAGCCAAAATACCCGCTGAAGTCCAAAAGGAAGCGGACAAGCAACTTAGCCGTCTGAGTCAGATGCATCCCGACGCTGCTGAAGCTTCGATAATAAGGACTTATCTCGACTGGATGGTTGAATTACCCTGGTCAAAATCCACAAGAGACAAACTTGACATAAAGAGGGCCAAACAGATTCTCGATGAGGATCATTATGACCTTGAAAAGATAAAGGATAGAATCCTCGAATACCTGGGGGTTCGCAAATTGAACAAACAGATGAAAGGCCCGATTCTTTGCTTTGTCGGCCCCCCCGGTGTCGGCAAGACTTCTCTTGGAAAATCAATAGCCAGAGCATTGGGAAGAAAATTTACCCGTATTTCTCTCGGTGGCCTCAGGGATGAAGCTGAAATCAGAGGACACAGACGCACTTACATCGGCGCCCTTCCCGGCAGGATTATCCAGGGACTAAAGAACGCAGGTTCAAACAACCCGGTTTTCATGCTCGATGAAATAGACAAAGTGGGCGCTGATTTCCGTGGAGATCCATCTGCGGCTCTACTGGAGGTGCTGGATCCTGAACAAAACCATGCGTTTAGTGATCATTACCTAAACGTGCCTTTTGACTTGTCAAAAACGATGTTTATCGCCACAGCGAACCTTGCTGACCCAATAATTCCGGCCTTAAAGGATAGAATGGAGATTATTGAGCTTGCAGGGTACATTGATGAGGAAAAACTCAAGATAGCCAGACAATATCTGATTCCGAGACAAATCAAAGAGAACGGGATCAAAACCAAGGATTTGGACCTCACAGATGAGGCCATACTCAACGTCATCAATTCTTACACGAGAGAAGCGGGGCTAAGAAACCTGGAACGTGAAATAGCGAATGTTTGCAGGAAAATAGCAAGAAAAATCGCCGAAGGGGAAAAGAAGATCCCGAGGATTACAGCGAAGAATTTGAGTAAATTCCTTGGGGTTCCTCGCTTTCTACCGGATCTCGACAATAGAAAGGACGAAGTTGGAGTGGCTACCGGTCTTGCATGGACCCCCTACGGAGGGGATGTTCTCTACATCGAGGCCACACCTATGGAGGGAAAAGGAAACCTGCTGTTGACCGGTCAGTTGGGAGACGTAATGAAGGAATCCGGTCAGGCCGCTATGTCATATTTTAGGTCAAGAGCCGCTAAGTTCGGCCTTACGGAAAATTTCTACTTCTCGAAGGATATTCATGTTCACGTCCCGGCCGGCGCCATTCCAAAAGACGGACCATCGGCCGGAGTCACCATGGCTTCCGCCCTGGTAAGCGCTTTGACCGGAATGCCAGTTCGTTCTGATGTCGCCATGACAGGAGAGATCACCCTTCGAGGCCGGGTCTTGCCTATTGGGGGACTGAGGGAAAAGTCTCTGGCTGCCCTAAGAGCAAGAATATACACGATTATTGCGCCGGAACAGAATCAGAAGGACCTTGACGAGATCCCTAAACACATAAGACGAAGACTTGATTTCAAATTCGTTAAACACATGGACGAGGTGCTTAAACTAGCCCTTAGGGGCTATCCAGGGGAAGATGTCCCCGTGACTGAATCCCCGGAATCTGAAAAACTGAAAGAGAAATCGACTGGCAAGCCTAAAAAGACGGTTGCGCAAAAAAGTTAA
- a CDS encoding lysophospholipid acyltransferase family protein → MTTEKRKVEKGNRLWFKMVLFLVPRLVTGYFRLVDLTSKKIFLNREYEDQICRKKPFACACFHGTMLFPVYYCRRYPGVVMVSRSWDGEVIDRSIRRMGYDTTRGSSSRGGKEALWEMIDMINERQYCSGLAVDAPRGPSRQVKIGIVVVAKETGQPVVPMVSWATRQIRFKSWDSMILPLPFSTIVIAFGKPTDVPTGLENEDYENLRLEIEREMLRVQEQTENKVREILKGNG, encoded by the coding sequence ATGACCACGGAAAAACGGAAGGTCGAAAAAGGTAATCGCCTCTGGTTCAAAATGGTATTATTCCTTGTTCCCCGTTTGGTAACCGGATACTTCCGGCTAGTGGACCTGACTTCCAAGAAGATATTCCTAAATCGCGAGTATGAAGACCAAATCTGCCGTAAGAAACCTTTCGCGTGCGCATGTTTTCACGGAACGATGCTGTTTCCCGTATATTATTGTCGTAGATACCCTGGTGTGGTTATGGTTAGCCGGTCCTGGGACGGTGAAGTCATAGACAGGTCCATACGCAGGATGGGGTATGACACTACGAGAGGTTCTTCATCAAGGGGAGGCAAAGAAGCGCTCTGGGAGATGATTGACATGATAAATGAGCGCCAATATTGCTCCGGATTGGCCGTGGACGCCCCTAGAGGCCCTTCCAGACAGGTGAAGATAGGGATTGTGGTTGTGGCCAAAGAAACCGGGCAGCCTGTGGTGCCTATGGTGAGTTGGGCTACGCGCCAAATACGGTTCAAGTCCTGGGATTCCATGATCTTGCCATTGCCGTTCAGCACTATCGTCATTGCTTTCGGAAAGCCTACTGATGTTCCCACAGGTCTCGAAAATGAGGATTATGAAAATCTCAGGCTCGAAATTGAACGGGAGATGTTGCGCGTTCAGGAACAAACGGAAAACAAAGTCAGAGAAATCCTCAAAGGTAATGGTTAG
- a CDS encoding thioredoxin family protein: MLSDNELILVQDVSRNIKRPVTLNVNLTGNQDAFENNLANIARQLQGVSLDQIRIEEGDVSSFPGKPSLTLSNGEFSNITYLVFPEGQEFGPFLDAIAWLGMASDPPDFKYKQSIHDCAFPVEVWTFVAGACPHCPDAVRSVLTVALANPLIRVSVIDSLYFEEISEKYKIKSTPTIIVNDGLTFVGGIKTNQLAEKLITLNDEESMPEALRSMIQAGRAEDAAAMLCDRQRADAIVPIYLSNEFSQRMGALLVMEEALDRNPRILDPILDTLVDMLKSDDFGLRGDTASILGRIGLKDAVPALRKAAEDENPDVKEAALEALENIEQA; this comes from the coding sequence GTGCTCTCTGACAATGAACTGATCCTCGTTCAGGACGTCAGCCGGAACATAAAGCGACCGGTGACGTTGAATGTAAACCTGACTGGCAATCAAGACGCTTTTGAAAACAATCTCGCCAATATTGCGCGACAACTTCAGGGGGTCTCTCTCGATCAAATCCGTATCGAAGAGGGTGACGTCAGTTCTTTTCCGGGTAAACCATCTCTAACCCTTAGCAACGGGGAATTTTCGAACATCACCTATCTGGTTTTCCCGGAAGGCCAGGAATTCGGTCCGTTTCTTGACGCCATAGCCTGGCTGGGCATGGCTTCTGATCCGCCGGATTTTAAGTACAAGCAGTCCATACATGACTGCGCCTTCCCTGTGGAAGTCTGGACATTTGTGGCGGGCGCTTGCCCTCATTGCCCTGACGCAGTGAGATCCGTTCTAACTGTGGCCCTGGCCAATCCACTGATCAGGGTATCTGTCATCGACTCCTTGTATTTCGAGGAAATCTCGGAAAAATACAAAATCAAGTCAACCCCCACGATAATAGTAAATGATGGACTCACATTTGTGGGCGGTATAAAAACAAACCAATTGGCCGAAAAACTGATCACCCTCAATGACGAGGAATCAATGCCGGAGGCGCTCAGATCGATGATTCAGGCGGGCAGAGCGGAAGACGCCGCTGCAATGCTCTGCGACAGACAGAGGGCTGACGCCATTGTTCCTATCTACCTTTCCAATGAGTTTTCGCAGCGTATGGGGGCTTTACTGGTTATGGAAGAGGCCCTTGACCGTAATCCACGTATACTCGATCCGATACTCGACACGTTGGTCGATATGCTGAAATCAGACGATTTCGGTTTGAGGGGCGACACGGCGTCCATATTGGGCAGGATTGGATTGAAAGACGCTGTCCCCGCCTTGAGAAAAGCCGCCGAAGACGAAAATCCCGACGTGAAAGAAGCCGCGTTGGAAGCCCTGGAAAACATAGAGCAGGCCTGA
- a CDS encoding TAXI family TRAP transporter solute-binding subunit — MIRNQVVRILSIIVVFFLFTALVGDSAAVAGRYGGGGSRGSSSFGKGSSWSSSTRGTWNRSGGGIFGGGQSSSGYSKPSAKPSTPSSSPYSKPSSETSSGYSKPGFNREAAPSSGSGYSKPSLPGQGSAESRGAGPGNKSSSGYTKPSAATAPGAGFSGGSKFDKTTIQEQRRKSSQESLKTYQAEQAKFKEPVYKGDQSKYESNPLYQKGKVYSGFDYKSHYGNRDNYYKAQGYQPPPYAFNTAPSFGMFDTIFLFWMLDHLRDKGVAATAYNHADDPGYKKWRQEADTLAKDNSDLKAKLNDLDTQVKSMAGTPKDPGYLPKGVPPDVALAAAALATKKPENPPLKLATGQEGGWYYKFGKIFKKDAAGINVQLIPSSGSLETLKMLTGGQADLGIVQSDALALLEKKLPGKKLVSEQTSLFLEYAQLIANKDSGVKSIKDLDPKKNIIYVGPSGSGTAITWEALSEQNSLYRGIPIVNSDYMTALKEVEKTPRALMFFVGGLNSDFLKSAEEAAKKSGQLLLVAVDDDSVKEKKDQNGNPIYAMVEIPGKIYPYLEKGWIFSHETRTLAVQAVLVLRTEWAAQYGPTAMDALSLAINQSRPEIEKLVNGGAK, encoded by the coding sequence ATGATCAGGAATCAGGTTGTTCGAATTCTAAGCATTATCGTGGTCTTCTTTTTGTTTACCGCTTTGGTTGGTGATTCCGCCGCTGTTGCGGGAAGATATGGCGGAGGAGGATCGCGTGGTTCATCCAGCTTTGGTAAAGGTTCTTCCTGGTCATCCTCCACACGTGGAACATGGAATCGAAGTGGAGGAGGAATCTTTGGGGGTGGACAGTCTTCGTCCGGGTACTCCAAGCCTTCCGCAAAGCCATCTACTCCTAGTTCTTCGCCCTACTCCAAGCCATCTTCGGAAACTTCTTCAGGATACTCAAAGCCAGGTTTCAACCGTGAAGCCGCCCCGTCTAGCGGATCGGGCTACTCTAAACCGTCCCTGCCAGGTCAGGGCTCTGCCGAGAGTCGAGGCGCCGGCCCCGGAAACAAGTCCTCTTCAGGATATACAAAACCTTCAGCCGCTACAGCGCCAGGCGCAGGTTTTTCAGGTGGGTCAAAATTTGATAAGACTACCATCCAGGAGCAACGGCGAAAATCTTCACAGGAATCACTGAAGACTTATCAAGCTGAACAGGCAAAATTTAAGGAGCCGGTTTACAAGGGGGACCAGTCCAAATACGAATCCAATCCCCTTTATCAGAAGGGTAAAGTATACTCAGGATTTGATTACAAGAGTCATTACGGCAACAGAGACAACTACTACAAGGCTCAGGGCTATCAGCCGCCGCCTTACGCTTTCAATACCGCTCCCAGTTTTGGGATGTTTGATACAATCTTTTTGTTCTGGATGCTCGATCACTTGAGAGACAAGGGCGTCGCCGCCACAGCGTATAACCACGCGGACGATCCGGGTTACAAAAAATGGCGTCAGGAAGCTGATACCCTGGCCAAAGACAACTCAGACCTGAAAGCGAAACTCAATGATCTCGATACTCAGGTTAAGTCCATGGCCGGAACGCCAAAAGATCCGGGATACCTTCCCAAGGGTGTTCCGCCGGATGTGGCTCTGGCAGCGGCGGCTCTGGCGACAAAAAAGCCGGAAAACCCTCCTCTCAAATTGGCGACCGGTCAGGAGGGAGGCTGGTACTACAAGTTTGGTAAAATCTTTAAAAAGGACGCCGCAGGCATTAATGTTCAGTTAATACCATCATCTGGATCCCTTGAAACTCTCAAGATGCTTACAGGAGGACAGGCGGATCTTGGTATCGTCCAATCCGACGCCCTAGCTCTCCTGGAAAAGAAACTCCCGGGGAAAAAGCTGGTTTCAGAACAGACTTCCCTGTTTCTGGAATACGCTCAACTGATAGCGAACAAGGACAGTGGCGTTAAATCCATCAAGGATCTGGACCCAAAGAAAAACATTATCTACGTTGGCCCTTCAGGTTCAGGAACCGCCATTACCTGGGAAGCCCTTTCTGAACAAAATTCACTTTACCGCGGGATCCCCATTGTAAATTCAGACTACATGACAGCCTTGAAGGAGGTTGAAAAAACACCTAGAGCCTTGATGTTCTTCGTGGGGGGATTGAACAGCGATTTTCTCAAGAGCGCTGAAGAAGCCGCTAAAAAATCTGGACAACTATTGCTGGTAGCGGTCGATGATGACAGCGTCAAGGAGAAGAAGGACCAGAACGGTAACCCTATTTACGCCATGGTCGAGATCCCGGGGAAAATTTATCCATATCTCGAGAAGGGATGGATATTCAGTCATGAAACCAGGACACTCGCTGTCCAGGCTGTCCTGGTTTTACGGACCGAATGGGCTGCGCAATATGGTCCTACGGCCATGGACGCTCTTTCTTTAGCCATTAACCAGTCTCGGCCGGAAATTGAGAAGCTTGTTAACGGCGGCGCAAAGTAG
- a CDS encoding DUF2491 family protein — protein MASTWNLFRKIGQKKVDEYKESYGKSFSDRIDRDLPLGLRFNCLVEFPEVDFILAGSDLLIKYPGSGCSVISFGKFPVGDSMAYRFYLSSSAGPYMLQLVADSNKVIEESKLFMPYDEIFPEDWGFWLADNDGYIGLSVFDTKNSTRFYRVWENAEATRVVEEDGQGGQIDRIPPVRFVEKIFTDPFGETTENVTHDSMLYGRHVNENVDEYLLISAIDEPEGASVQIMVGLELASTSIKVI, from the coding sequence ATGGCTTCAACATGGAATCTGTTCAGGAAAATAGGCCAAAAGAAAGTTGATGAATACAAAGAGTCATACGGGAAAAGTTTTTCTGATAGAATAGATAGGGATTTACCTCTCGGATTAAGATTTAATTGTCTAGTTGAATTTCCAGAGGTTGACTTTATCCTTGCCGGTTCAGATCTATTAATAAAGTATCCTGGATCGGGTTGTTCCGTAATCTCTTTCGGAAAATTTCCCGTCGGCGATTCTATGGCTTATCGTTTTTATCTGAGTTCATCAGCAGGCCCTTATATGCTTCAACTTGTGGCGGACAGCAACAAGGTTATAGAAGAGAGTAAACTATTCATGCCGTATGATGAAATCTTCCCCGAAGATTGGGGGTTTTGGCTTGCCGATAATGATGGGTACATTGGGCTAAGCGTGTTCGACACCAAGAACTCCACGCGTTTCTACAGGGTATGGGAGAACGCCGAAGCGACTAGAGTCGTTGAGGAAGACGGACAAGGCGGCCAAATAGATAGAATACCACCTGTGAGATTTGTGGAGAAAATTTTCACTGACCCATTCGGGGAAACAACCGAGAATGTTACCCATGACAGCATGCTGTATGGCCGTCACGTCAATGAGAACGTGGACGAGTATCTGCTGATATCAGCGATCGATGAACCTGAAGGCGCCTCAGTTCAAATAATGGTCGGGCTGGAATTGGCGTCAACATCGATAAAGGTCATTTGA